Proteins encoded together in one Carya illinoinensis cultivar Pawnee chromosome 3, C.illinoinensisPawnee_v1, whole genome shotgun sequence window:
- the LOC122302789 gene encoding uncharacterized protein LOC122302789, with the protein MASTTMEHARRRDESEFNLREWALKARISRENTLSRRFSASNIRNFREETRSFRSNLTISSTASSPGYTLKDEIDPSTYSFTTALKALQTRSGYYSWECSSPDGFALNSKWNEAEKYICNPLSGEVPMECLSAKTLSGRSFRNLTNRITMSAPLIHPSHSRKSQTKPSTSEQEGLVLQLPIPEKRTEGTTRDVGTQSTPPDLSSSSPSPVSTPSIIERSINRYGLEGADSPRSNAKTKPKQEVEVKETRAKEETKGEEEEEEDEKKKKEGQTSRQAGCLSWMIKKRQREKQKPRTYNACQTHLKGC; encoded by the exons GAATGGGCCCTCAAGGCCCGTATCAGTCGCGAGAACACTCTTTCCAGAAGGTTTTCAGCATCGAATATCAGAAACTTCAGAGAAGAAACAAGGTCTTTCAGATCAAATTTAACTATTTCAAGCACTGCTTCTTCACCTGGCTACACCTTAAAAG ATGAAATTGACCCTTCAACATATTCATTTACCACTGCCCTTAAAG CATTGCAGACAAGGTCGGGCTATTATAGTTGGGAGTGCTCATCTCCAGACGGATTTGCTTTGAACTCCAAGTGGAATGAAGCAGAAAAGTATATATGCAACCCATTATCAGGCGAGGTGCCAATGGAGTGTTTGTCTGCTAAAACACTAAGTGGAAGATCATTTCGTAACTTAACAAACAGAATCACCATGTCTGCGCCTCTAATTCACCCTTCCCATTCACGAAAAAGCCAAACAAAGCCTTCAACTTCTGAGCAAGAAGGTTTAGTTCTCCAATTGCCAATTCCAG AAAAGAGAACAGAGGGTACGACAAGAGATGTAGGGACTCAAAGCACACCGCCTGATCTTAGTTCAAGCAGTCCTAGCCCTGTTTCGACCCCTTCCATCATAGAGAGATCGATAAACCGTTATGGGTTGGAAGGTGCTGATTCACCTCGTTCGAATGCAAAAACCAAACCTAAGCAAGAG GTGGAAGTCAAAGAAACAAGAGCCAAAGAAGAAACGAaaggagaagaggaagaggaagaggacgagaaaaagaagaaagaagggcAAACGAGCAGGCAAGCTGGGTGCTTGTCATGGATGATAAAGAAAAGGCAGAGAGAAAAACAGAAACCAAGAACGTATAATGCCTGTCAAACACATCTCAAAGGGTGCTAA
- the LOC122302790 gene encoding thylakoid membrane protein slr0575-like, whose translation MKAISAARSGGTILHSCHNSSTLCNRVRFLSLHLQVHPRSPPSLHLPPSRPSGHSLSISPKPLRFVLRAADSTQATSLSSSSAEKTVVADDDFSLAKVSFGVIGLGAGVTLLSYGFGAYFNILPGSEWSAIMLTYGFPLAIIGMALKYAELKPVPCLTYSDAQKLREACATPILKQVRNDVIRYRYGDEQHLEEALKRIFQYGQGGGIPRRSAPILQSIREEVAEDGKYCLVLVFEAKALELSDFEKRQAKFASFFGPGITAEVGKSGDNLYEVRLISNTNSNASP comes from the exons ATGAAAGCAATATCTGCGGCCAGATCAGGAGGAACCATCCTCCACTCCTGCCACAACAGCTCCACTCTCTGCAATCGCGTCCGCTTTCTATCTCTCCATCTCCAAGTCCATCCACGTTCCCCACCTAGTCTCCACCTCCCACCTTCAAGACCATCCGGTCACTCCTTATCCATTTCTCCTAAACCACTTCGTTTCGTCCTCAGAGCTGCTGATTCAACCCAGGCCACCTCGCTCTCCTCCTCTTCCGCCGAAAAAACCGTCGTCGCCGATGACGACTTCTCTCTTGCTAAG GTTTCGTTTGGTGTTATTGGGCTAGGAGCTGGGGTTACACTCTTATC GTACGGCTTTGGGGCTTATTTTAATATCCTTCCAGGATCTGAATGGTCGGCGATAATGCTAACCTATGGTTTCCCTCTTGCGATTATTGGAATGGCTCTCaag TATGCAGAACTCAAACCAGTGCCATGCTTAACTTATTCAGATGCACAGAAGTTGAGAGAAGCATGCGCCACTCCGATTCTTAAACAG GTCAGAAATGATGTTATAAGATATCGCTATGGGGATGAGCAGCATTTGGAAGAGGCATTGAAACGGATTTTCCAGTATGGTCAG GGTGGAGGAATTCCACGGAGGAGTGCTCCAATTCTACAATCGATTCGTGAAGAG GTTGCAGAGGATGGTAAATACTGTTTGGTCCTGGTATTTGAAGCGAAAGCTCTGGAGTTGtcagattttgaaaaaagacAG GCAAAATTTGCTTCATTCTTTGGACCAGGGATCACAGCTGAAGTCG GAAAGAGTGGGGATAATCTATATGAAGTTCGACTTATTTCCAACACAAACTCCAATGCATCTCCGTAA
- the LOC122302784 gene encoding uncharacterized protein LOC122302784 isoform X2, protein MAVASESKASHKKEKIEETKKRRRVIEDGANDDDGNKAKRAKCPGVRVVGNRIYDSENGKSCHQCRQKTLDFSASCKNMKVNKLCAINFCHKCLLNRKKKGHKPTGQLVQTARSAGYSSVSEMLNVKDSDKLDDEKEPEVVSPKKLGKENSFGGKTDTDLNSLKLATDSDDKSKKIKREGLKEICNGSNDKGAHPKKSSSTKAKVTEFSKEEVKETGISKNNNYNTKAPKDVPLSPIKSEEKKDGRTLKDAGALNALKIENARDKPKKVRVSNKVRKCTVGLEGTEFDADVALPQGANLATVAEIDLPPADVGNALQFLEFCASFGKVLDVKKGQAASLLRELRYGRRGRRAQYSMTVHFQIQLLSLIQKAAGKESVSPSPTNGRKSWWQALGNCISESQCASKELRSDCFDRGVDEYDKLDFSMKLKILNFICDEALGTEKLRSWIDGQNTKVVEREKEAKEKLMAAKDKEKLLKQNLQDEVAKAIIAQSGAPLSIRKYEAVVSRIKREAAQAHSQMLDAMGMVSKRKRISDAVRTEAIFLDVNGRAFWKLKGYGGDQGILLQDMGALEAVASYEKWFVYGAEQKQAVEEYISYSRAKRLRIQNSARTTPNGSNEADI, encoded by the exons ATGGCCGTTGCATCTGAAAGCAAAGCCTCGCATAAGAAGGAGAAGATCGAGGAGACGAAGAAGAGGAGGCGTGTCATCGAGGACGGCGCCAACGACGATGATGGAAACAAAGCAAAGCGAGCCAAGTGTCCCGGAGTTCGCGTTGTCGGAAATCGAATATACGATTCCGAGAATGGAAAGAGCTGTCACCAG TGTCGTCAAAAAACATTGGATTTCTCGGCGTCGTGTAAGAACATGAAAGTGAACAAGCTCTGTGCCATAAACTTCTGCCACAAATGTCTACTGAACAG GAAGAAGAAAGGTCACAAACCCACCGGCCAACTAGTGCAAACAGCCAGGAGTGCTGGTTACTCATCTGTTTCAGAAATGCTAAATGTGAAAGATTCTGACAAATTGGACGATGAAAAG GAACCTGAAGTCGTCTCACCAAAAAAATTGGggaaggaaaattcttttggtgGAAAGACTGATACGGACTTGAATTCTCTGAAATTAGCGACAGACTCTGATGACaagtcaaagaaaataaagCGGGAAGGATTGAAGGAAATATGTAATGGTAGCAACGATAAAGGTGCACACCCAAAGAAGAGTAGCTCGACGAAGGCAAAAGTTACCGAGTTCTCTAAAGAAGAAGTTAAAGAAACTGGAATTTCCAAGAATAATAATTATAACACGAAGGCTCCAAAGGATGTTCCTTTGAGTCCCATTAAatcagaagagaaaaaggatggGAGAACTCTGAAAGATGCAGGAGCGCTGAATGCTCTGAAGATTGAGAATGCCAGGgacaaacccaagaaagttcGAGTGTCAAACAAAGTCAGGAAGTGTACAGTGGGTCTGGAGGGGACAGAATTTGATGCTGACGTTGCTTTGCCCCAGGGTGCCAACTTAGCAACTGTAGCTGAAATTGATTTACCTCCTGCAGATGTTGGAAATGCCTTgcaatttttagaattttgtgCCTCATTTGGAAAG GTTCTTGATGTTAAAAAAGGACAAGCTGCATCTTTGCTTCGAGAATTAAGGTATGGGCGACGTGGGCGTCGAGCACAATATTCAATGACGGTTCATTTTCAGATCCAACTTTTGTCTTTAATACAAAAGGCCGCAGGGAAAGA GTCTGTTTCGCCGAGTCCGACAAATGGAAGAAAGTCATGGTGGCAAGCTCTGGGGAATTGCATCTCTGAATCCCAATGCGCATCGAAAGAACTGCGCTCAGATTGTTTTGATAGAGGTGTTGATGAATATGATAAGTTAGACTTCTCGATGAAActtaaaatcttaaattttatttgcgATGAGGCTCTTGGCACAGA AAAATTAAGGAGTTGGATTGACGGCCAAAATACAAAAGTTGTTGAACGAGAGAAGGAAGCAAAAGAAAAGCTTATGGCTGCAAAGGATAAG GAAAAACTTCTAAAGCAGAACTTGCAGGATGAGGTAGCCAAGGCTATTATTGCACAAAGTGGCGCTCCTCTTTCAATCCGAAAATATGAAGCTGTTGTTTCACGAATAAAACGTGAAGCGGCTCAAGCTCATTCTCAGATGCTTGATGCCATGGGAATGGTATCCAAAA GGAAGAGAATATCTGATGCTGTTAGAACTGAGGCTATCTTTTTGGATGTTAATGGCCGTGCATTTTGGAAATTGAAAGGTTATGGTGGGGACCAGGGAATTTTACTTCAAG ATATGGGGGCATTGGAGGCAGTTGCATCTTATGAAAAATGGTTTGTCTATGGAGCTGAACAGAAACAAGCAGTTGAGGAGTACATTTCTTACTCGAG GGCTAAAAGGCTACGGATTCAAAACTCTGCTCGTACTACCCCAAATGGAAGTAATGAAGCAGACATATAG
- the LOC122302784 gene encoding uncharacterized protein LOC122302784 isoform X3, producing the protein MAVASESKASHKKEKIEETKKRRRVIEDGANDDDGNKAKRAKCPGVRVVGNRIYDSENGKSCHQCRQKTLDFSASCKNMKVNKLCAINFCHKCLLNRYGEKAEEVEMLADWKCPKCRGICNCSFCMKKKGHKPTGQLVQTARSAGYSSVSEMLNVKDSDKLDDEKEPEVVSPKKLGKENSFGGKTDTDLNSLKLATDSDDKSKKIKREGLKEICNGSNDKGAHPKKSSSTKAKVTEFSKEEVKETGISKNNNYNTKAPKDVPLSPIKSEEKKDGRTLKDAGALNALKIENARDKPKKVRVSNKVRKCTVGLEGTEFDADVALPQGANLATVAEIDLPPADVGNALQFLEFCASFGKVLDVKKGQAASLLRELRSVSPSPTNGRKSWWQALGNCISESQCASKELRSDCFDRGVDEYDKLDFSMKLKILNFICDEALGTEKLRSWIDGQNTKVVEREKEAKEKLMAAKDKEKLLKQNLQDEVAKAIIAQSGAPLSIRKYEAVVSRIKREAAQAHSQMLDAMGMVSKRKRISDAVRTEAIFLDVNGRAFWKLKGYGGDQGILLQDMGALEAVASYEKWFVYGAEQKQAVEEYISYSRAKRLRIQNSARTTPNGSNEADI; encoded by the exons ATGGCCGTTGCATCTGAAAGCAAAGCCTCGCATAAGAAGGAGAAGATCGAGGAGACGAAGAAGAGGAGGCGTGTCATCGAGGACGGCGCCAACGACGATGATGGAAACAAAGCAAAGCGAGCCAAGTGTCCCGGAGTTCGCGTTGTCGGAAATCGAATATACGATTCCGAGAATGGAAAGAGCTGTCACCAG TGTCGTCAAAAAACATTGGATTTCTCGGCGTCGTGTAAGAACATGAAAGTGAACAAGCTCTGTGCCATAAACTTCTGCCACAAATGTCTACTGAACAG ATATGGAGAGAAAGCAGAAGAGGTGGAAATGTTGGCTGACTGGAAATGTCCCAAGTGCAGAGGCATTTGCAATTGCAGTTTCTGCAT GAAGAAGAAAGGTCACAAACCCACCGGCCAACTAGTGCAAACAGCCAGGAGTGCTGGTTACTCATCTGTTTCAGAAATGCTAAATGTGAAAGATTCTGACAAATTGGACGATGAAAAG GAACCTGAAGTCGTCTCACCAAAAAAATTGGggaaggaaaattcttttggtgGAAAGACTGATACGGACTTGAATTCTCTGAAATTAGCGACAGACTCTGATGACaagtcaaagaaaataaagCGGGAAGGATTGAAGGAAATATGTAATGGTAGCAACGATAAAGGTGCACACCCAAAGAAGAGTAGCTCGACGAAGGCAAAAGTTACCGAGTTCTCTAAAGAAGAAGTTAAAGAAACTGGAATTTCCAAGAATAATAATTATAACACGAAGGCTCCAAAGGATGTTCCTTTGAGTCCCATTAAatcagaagagaaaaaggatggGAGAACTCTGAAAGATGCAGGAGCGCTGAATGCTCTGAAGATTGAGAATGCCAGGgacaaacccaagaaagttcGAGTGTCAAACAAAGTCAGGAAGTGTACAGTGGGTCTGGAGGGGACAGAATTTGATGCTGACGTTGCTTTGCCCCAGGGTGCCAACTTAGCAACTGTAGCTGAAATTGATTTACCTCCTGCAGATGTTGGAAATGCCTTgcaatttttagaattttgtgCCTCATTTGGAAAG GTTCTTGATGTTAAAAAAGGACAAGCTGCATCTTTGCTTCGAGAATTAAG GTCTGTTTCGCCGAGTCCGACAAATGGAAGAAAGTCATGGTGGCAAGCTCTGGGGAATTGCATCTCTGAATCCCAATGCGCATCGAAAGAACTGCGCTCAGATTGTTTTGATAGAGGTGTTGATGAATATGATAAGTTAGACTTCTCGATGAAActtaaaatcttaaattttatttgcgATGAGGCTCTTGGCACAGA AAAATTAAGGAGTTGGATTGACGGCCAAAATACAAAAGTTGTTGAACGAGAGAAGGAAGCAAAAGAAAAGCTTATGGCTGCAAAGGATAAG GAAAAACTTCTAAAGCAGAACTTGCAGGATGAGGTAGCCAAGGCTATTATTGCACAAAGTGGCGCTCCTCTTTCAATCCGAAAATATGAAGCTGTTGTTTCACGAATAAAACGTGAAGCGGCTCAAGCTCATTCTCAGATGCTTGATGCCATGGGAATGGTATCCAAAA GGAAGAGAATATCTGATGCTGTTAGAACTGAGGCTATCTTTTTGGATGTTAATGGCCGTGCATTTTGGAAATTGAAAGGTTATGGTGGGGACCAGGGAATTTTACTTCAAG ATATGGGGGCATTGGAGGCAGTTGCATCTTATGAAAAATGGTTTGTCTATGGAGCTGAACAGAAACAAGCAGTTGAGGAGTACATTTCTTACTCGAG GGCTAAAAGGCTACGGATTCAAAACTCTGCTCGTACTACCCCAAATGGAAGTAATGAAGCAGACATATAG
- the LOC122302784 gene encoding uncharacterized protein LOC122302784 isoform X1 — translation MAVASESKASHKKEKIEETKKRRRVIEDGANDDDGNKAKRAKCPGVRVVGNRIYDSENGKSCHQCRQKTLDFSASCKNMKVNKLCAINFCHKCLLNRYGEKAEEVEMLADWKCPKCRGICNCSFCMKKKGHKPTGQLVQTARSAGYSSVSEMLNVKDSDKLDDEKEPEVVSPKKLGKENSFGGKTDTDLNSLKLATDSDDKSKKIKREGLKEICNGSNDKGAHPKKSSSTKAKVTEFSKEEVKETGISKNNNYNTKAPKDVPLSPIKSEEKKDGRTLKDAGALNALKIENARDKPKKVRVSNKVRKCTVGLEGTEFDADVALPQGANLATVAEIDLPPADVGNALQFLEFCASFGKVLDVKKGQAASLLRELRYGRRGRRAQYSMTVHFQIQLLSLIQKAAGKESVSPSPTNGRKSWWQALGNCISESQCASKELRSDCFDRGVDEYDKLDFSMKLKILNFICDEALGTEKLRSWIDGQNTKVVEREKEAKEKLMAAKDKEKLLKQNLQDEVAKAIIAQSGAPLSIRKYEAVVSRIKREAAQAHSQMLDAMGMVSKRKRISDAVRTEAIFLDVNGRAFWKLKGYGGDQGILLQDMGALEAVASYEKWFVYGAEQKQAVEEYISYSRAKRLRIQNSARTTPNGSNEADI, via the exons ATGGCCGTTGCATCTGAAAGCAAAGCCTCGCATAAGAAGGAGAAGATCGAGGAGACGAAGAAGAGGAGGCGTGTCATCGAGGACGGCGCCAACGACGATGATGGAAACAAAGCAAAGCGAGCCAAGTGTCCCGGAGTTCGCGTTGTCGGAAATCGAATATACGATTCCGAGAATGGAAAGAGCTGTCACCAG TGTCGTCAAAAAACATTGGATTTCTCGGCGTCGTGTAAGAACATGAAAGTGAACAAGCTCTGTGCCATAAACTTCTGCCACAAATGTCTACTGAACAG ATATGGAGAGAAAGCAGAAGAGGTGGAAATGTTGGCTGACTGGAAATGTCCCAAGTGCAGAGGCATTTGCAATTGCAGTTTCTGCAT GAAGAAGAAAGGTCACAAACCCACCGGCCAACTAGTGCAAACAGCCAGGAGTGCTGGTTACTCATCTGTTTCAGAAATGCTAAATGTGAAAGATTCTGACAAATTGGACGATGAAAAG GAACCTGAAGTCGTCTCACCAAAAAAATTGGggaaggaaaattcttttggtgGAAAGACTGATACGGACTTGAATTCTCTGAAATTAGCGACAGACTCTGATGACaagtcaaagaaaataaagCGGGAAGGATTGAAGGAAATATGTAATGGTAGCAACGATAAAGGTGCACACCCAAAGAAGAGTAGCTCGACGAAGGCAAAAGTTACCGAGTTCTCTAAAGAAGAAGTTAAAGAAACTGGAATTTCCAAGAATAATAATTATAACACGAAGGCTCCAAAGGATGTTCCTTTGAGTCCCATTAAatcagaagagaaaaaggatggGAGAACTCTGAAAGATGCAGGAGCGCTGAATGCTCTGAAGATTGAGAATGCCAGGgacaaacccaagaaagttcGAGTGTCAAACAAAGTCAGGAAGTGTACAGTGGGTCTGGAGGGGACAGAATTTGATGCTGACGTTGCTTTGCCCCAGGGTGCCAACTTAGCAACTGTAGCTGAAATTGATTTACCTCCTGCAGATGTTGGAAATGCCTTgcaatttttagaattttgtgCCTCATTTGGAAAG GTTCTTGATGTTAAAAAAGGACAAGCTGCATCTTTGCTTCGAGAATTAAGGTATGGGCGACGTGGGCGTCGAGCACAATATTCAATGACGGTTCATTTTCAGATCCAACTTTTGTCTTTAATACAAAAGGCCGCAGGGAAAGA GTCTGTTTCGCCGAGTCCGACAAATGGAAGAAAGTCATGGTGGCAAGCTCTGGGGAATTGCATCTCTGAATCCCAATGCGCATCGAAAGAACTGCGCTCAGATTGTTTTGATAGAGGTGTTGATGAATATGATAAGTTAGACTTCTCGATGAAActtaaaatcttaaattttatttgcgATGAGGCTCTTGGCACAGA AAAATTAAGGAGTTGGATTGACGGCCAAAATACAAAAGTTGTTGAACGAGAGAAGGAAGCAAAAGAAAAGCTTATGGCTGCAAAGGATAAG GAAAAACTTCTAAAGCAGAACTTGCAGGATGAGGTAGCCAAGGCTATTATTGCACAAAGTGGCGCTCCTCTTTCAATCCGAAAATATGAAGCTGTTGTTTCACGAATAAAACGTGAAGCGGCTCAAGCTCATTCTCAGATGCTTGATGCCATGGGAATGGTATCCAAAA GGAAGAGAATATCTGATGCTGTTAGAACTGAGGCTATCTTTTTGGATGTTAATGGCCGTGCATTTTGGAAATTGAAAGGTTATGGTGGGGACCAGGGAATTTTACTTCAAG ATATGGGGGCATTGGAGGCAGTTGCATCTTATGAAAAATGGTTTGTCTATGGAGCTGAACAGAAACAAGCAGTTGAGGAGTACATTTCTTACTCGAG GGCTAAAAGGCTACGGATTCAAAACTCTGCTCGTACTACCCCAAATGGAAGTAATGAAGCAGACATATAG